AATTCTAGTTGCTGAGGTTACAGGATAATGAATCCAAATAATGCACATattaatatacatattaaaaACCATAATGACAAAACTGCATTTCAGAATTTGCTATGATAGCACACATAATATTATGaacatatttatattcaaatctTGATTATATCCATTGTTCTGATACTTCTTTTTAAATTACATACTTTCATATTACATACTTTCAAAACAGCAAGAAACCCCCTAAAAACAAACTGAGCCTTTGttctgactagagctggttgaataataCTAATCTAATGTATGTAattaatttcacaatttttttctaataaaatattcAATCAATATTTCTTCACATTATTCACCCACCTCAGGATGCTATCCAGCTGTGATTAAAGTTCAATTAAAGTTGGAACAGACTTTTATAGAGTTGGGTGAATAATTCACAAATATTcagaaatatataaaaattgccaaatcttccaaatatttttttgaatAACAGGCATATCCAATGGCGCCTGTACAGCTATATCAGTAGGATGTCTCTTGCAGTGATTGTGGATGGAAGACAACCAAAGGGGAGACTAAAGACTTGGTACACAGACCGGATATCAGCAGAACTCACAGTGACCAATCTGCATGATAGCTTACaatcatgagttttggaagaaggctataaacATTGCCCGAATAGTGAAGTGctaagaaagaagaagaaaatgagcTGAGCATCTAGTTATACAGATGAGTGTGATCAAATGAGTATGTTGCAATTTATTCAACTGTATTTAAAGTAGCATTACCTGTGACCCTGATTcaaataagcacatgcttaagtttaagcatgtgcttaaatgctttgcgaAATCAGGACTTCAAACACTAACTTGGGAGCTTAATTTTCTCAGTTTCTCAATGCTCTATCTTAAGGAGATGAGAGCAAATCCATATATTTCCAAGGTATCTTAGTGGAACTAACTGTAAGGGGAATACCTTTTTCCTGTTGAGAATCCAAAGGCTCTCTTATATTTGATAACTTTTTAAAgcttatttataatacattttttcTAAATCCATATACCTTATCAATAGGAACCACTTAAATTAACGCAGTGTATTCAATTCTATAGTGTTCTTAGAATTTAAGAGGGCAGAAATTAAACTATGACAAACATTATTGTCTTTTGAAATATTACACAAATTTCAAACTAAACCAGTAGATCATTTCATTAAAATTCTCTGAAATCTTAAGATTTGTGTCTTCATTTTCCAAGCATGTTAAATAGCTAATCTAAAGTAAAAAACACAATGTTAAAAATCATTACATCTTGTGTAAAACTGGGACAGATAATCTACTGAAAACGTGAAAAACCCTtgaataaaaattaaagtaaacAATAAATTATTCTTCAGTGCACATAATTAGCTATATACAGTATAATTTAAAATTGAGTATTGATGACTGCTGATGCTGAGCTTTTAAAATCTCTGAGAAACATAAATAAGATACCCCAAGAGAGGATAGCTGATAAACAGTGAcataaaacacagattttttttttccctttccaccTCCACTTGGGCTACAGATTATTTCAGTTTCTTtgaaaaaatgcacaaaaaggTAAAAAGTTCAATTCCAAAACCATTTTTCTAAATTTCCAATGGACTTGTACTCCTGGTGTCTCTTTACATGGTCACAAGCAAGGCATGCATGTGATTCCCAGAACCGAGGAAGATGCACTGAGAAGTCTTTCCTCCAGTTAAAGTAGCTAAGGTACAGCTTATTATTTTTGTCAAGCATCAGAAGATACTCTGCTAGCTCTCTTGGGGAGAGGAAATCTTCCACATGAATGAAAGAATCTGCTGGAATATAATTCTCATAGTTTTCTCTGGATGGGCCCAATACAACTGGTACAGATCCAGCCAGAAGAGCATTGTAAAGTTTTTCAGTAATGTAATCTTTGTGGATTGAGTTTTCAAAGGACAGATAAAATTTACAAGTGGAGATAGTTGGAATCAAGTTTTTATCATTCACATAGTCTCCAAATGCTTGCCCATAGGTATGGATTTCAGTATATTTGCTTAGCTCATTATAATACTTGACTCGAGCATGCTCGGGGTTCCAGTTACTTACAACCCAACATACCAACTTCTCTTTGCTCGGCACTTCAAATGCAAAGGGGCTCGTGCTAACCTTCATGAAGCCATAAGGCACTTGAATATCTGAATCACGCCGATAAGTCAGGGTCAGGTTGAACAGGTGTTCAATGCCACTCTTTTGCGGAGTGTGAGTTGGAGACTCCAAGTTCATCCAAATCcacttctggaatggtggtctaGCTTGCTGAGGTAAATTAGTGAGATCCCAGCTGATGTCTCTGTGGTGAATAAGGACGGCATGAGATCGGTTATATAGTGAGCGGTCAATAGTTA
The nucleotide sequence above comes from Trachemys scripta elegans isolate TJP31775 chromosome 3, CAS_Tse_1.0, whole genome shotgun sequence. Encoded proteins:
- the FUT9 gene encoding 4-galactosyl-N-acetylglucosaminide 3-alpha-L-fucosyltransferase 9, with product MTSTSKGIFRPFLIIFIVLGCFMAFLLIYIKPTNSWISGPIESASSVLKMKSFFSTKSDYFNETTILIWVWPFGQTFDLTSCQTMFNIQGCHLTIDRSLYNRSHAVLIHHRDISWDLTNLPQQARPPFQKWIWMNLESPTHTPQKSGIEHLFNLTLTYRRDSDIQVPYGFMKVSTSPFAFEVPSKEKLVCWVVSNWNPEHARVKYYNELSKYTEIHTYGQAFGDYVNDKNLIPTISTCKFYLSFENSIHKDYITEKLYNALLAGSVPVVLGPSRENYENYIPADSFIHVEDFLSPRELAEYLLMLDKNNKLYLSYFNWRKDFSVHLPRFWESHACLACDHVKRHQEYKSIGNLEKWFWN